In Procambarus clarkii isolate CNS0578487 chromosome 13, FALCON_Pclarkii_2.0, whole genome shotgun sequence, the following are encoded in one genomic region:
- the LOC138364317 gene encoding uncharacterized protein: MFATVQPPHSPQDPSMFATVQPPHSPQDPSMFATVQPPHSPQDPSMFATVQPPHSPQDPSMFATVQPPHSPQDPSMFATVQPPHSPRTHPCLQLCNLHTPPRTHPCLQLCNLLTPPGPIHVCNCATSTLPPGPIHVCNCATSTLPPGPIHVCNCATSTLPQDPSTFATVQPPHSPRTHPRLQLRNLHTPLRTHPCLQLCNLHTPPRTHPRLQLCNLHTPPRTHPCLQLCNLHTPPGPIHVCNCATSTLPPGPIHVCNCATSTLPPGPIHVCNCATSTLPPGPIHVCNCATSTLPQDPSMFATVQPPHSPQDPSMFATVQPPHSPQDPSMFATVQPPHSPQDPSMFATVQPPHSPQDPSMFATVQPPHSPQDPSMFATVQPPHSPQDPSMFATVQPPHSPQDPSMFATVQPPHSPQDPSMFATVQPPHSPQDPSMFATVQPPHSPQDPSMFATVQPPHSPQDPSMFATVQPPHSPQDPSMFATVQPPHSPQDPSMFATVQPPHSPQDPSMFATVQPPHSPQDPSMFATVQPPHSPQDPSMFATVQPPHSPQDPSMFATVQPPHSPQDPSMFATVQPPHSPQDPSMFATVQPPHSPQDPSMFATVQPPHSPQDPSMFATVQPPHSPQDPSMFATVQPPHSPQDPSMFATVQPPHSPQDPSMFATVQPPHSPQDPSMFATVQPPHSPQDPSMFATVQPPHSPQDPSMFATVQPPHSPQDPSMFATVQPPHSPQDPSMFATVQPPHSPQDPSMFATVQPPHSPQDPSMFATVQPPHSPQDPSMFATVQPPHSPQDPSMFATVQPPHSPRTHPCLQLCNLHTPPGPIHVCNCATSSLR, from the coding sequence ATGTTTGCAACTGTGCAACCTCCACACTCCCCCCAGGACCCATCCATGTTTGCAACTGTGCAACCTCCACACTCCCCCCAGGACCCATCCATGTTTGCAACTGTGCAACCTCCACACTCCCCCCAGGACCCATCCATGTTTGCAACTGTGCAACCTCCACACTCCCCCCAGGACCCATCCATGTTTGCAACTGTGCAACCTCCACACTCCCCCCAGGACCCATCCATGTTTGCAACTGTGCAACCTCCTCACTCCCCCAGGACCCATCCATGTTTGCAACTGTGCAACCTCCACACTCCCCCCAGGACCCATCCATGTTTGCAACTGTGCAACCTCCTCACTCCCCCAGGACCCATCCATGTTTGCAACTGTGCAACCTCCACACTCCCCCCAGGACCCATCCATGTTTGCAACTGTGCAACCTCCACACTCCCCCCAGGACCCATCCACGTTTGCAACTGTGCAACCTCCACACTCCCCCAGGACCCATCCACGTTTGCAACTGTGCAACCTCCACACTCCCCCAGGACCCATCCACGTTTGCAACTGCGCAACCTCCACACTCCCCTCAGGACCCATCCATGTTTGCAACTGTGCAACCTCCACACTCCCCCCAGGACCCATCCACGTTTGCAACTGTGCAACCTCCACACTCCCCCCAGGACCCATCCATGTTTGCAACTGTGCAACCTCCACACTCCCCCAGGACCCATCCATGTTTGCAACTGTGCAACCTCCACACTCCCCCCAGGACCCATCCATGTTTGCAACTGTGCAACCTCCACACTCCCCCCAGGACCCATCCATGTTTGCAACTGTGCAACCTCCACACTCCCCCCAGGACCCATCCATGTTTGCAACTGTGCAACCTCCACACTCCCCCAGGACCCATCCATGTTTGCAACTGTGCAACCTCCACACTCCCCCCAGGACCCATCCATGTTTGCAACTGTGCAACCTCCACACTCCCCCCAGGACCCATCCATGTTTGCAACTGTGCAACCTCCACACTCCCCCCAGGACCCATCCATGTTTGCAACTGTGCAACCTCCACACTCCCCCCAGGACCCATCCATGTTTGCAACTGTGCAACCTCCACACTCCCCCCAGGACCCATCCATGTTTGCAACTGTGCAACCTCCACACTCCCCCCAGGACCCATCCATGTTTGCAACTGTGCAACCTCCACACTCCCCCCAGGACCCATCCATGTTTGCAACTGTGCAACCTCCACACTCCCCCCAGGACCCATCCATGTTTGCAACTGTGCAACCTCCACACTCCCCCCAGGACCCATCCATGTTTGCAACTGTGCAACCTCCACACTCCCCCCAGGACCCATCCATGTTTGCAACTGTGCAACCTCCACACTCCCCCCAGGACCCATCCATGTTTGCAACTGTGCAACCTCCACACTCCCCCCAGGACCCATCCATGTTTGCAACTGTGCAACCTCCACACTCCCCCCAGGACCCATCCATGTTTGCAACTGTGCAACCTCCACACTCCCCCCAGGACCCATCCATGTTTGCAACTGTGCAACCTCCACACTCCCCCCAGGACCCATCCATGTTTGCAACTGTGCAACCTCCACACTCCCCCCAGGACCCATCCATGTTTGCAACTGTGCAACCTCCACACTCCCCCCAGGACCCATCCATGTTTGCAACTGTGCAACCTCCACACTCCCCCCAGGACCCATCCATGTTTGCAACTGTGCAACCTCCACACTCCCCCCAGGACCCATCCATGTTTGCAACTGTGCAACCTCCACACTCCCCCCAGGACCCATCCATGTTTGCAACTGTGCAACCTCCACACTCCCCCCAGGACCCATCCATGTTTGCAACTGTGCAACCTCCACACTCCCCCCAGGACCCATCCATGTTTGCAACTGTGCAACCTCCACACTCCCCCCAGGACCCATCCATGTTTGCAACTGTGCAACCTCCACACTCCCCCCAGGACCCATCCATGTTTGCAACTGTGCAACCTCCACACTCCCCCCAGGACCCATCCATGTTTGCAACTGTGCAACCTCCACACTCCCCCCAGGACCCATCCATGTTTGCAACTGTGCAACCTCCACACTCCCCCCAGGACCCATCCATGTTTGCAACTGTGCAACCTCCACACTCCCCCCAGGACCCATCCATGTTTGCAACTGTGCAACCTCCACACTCCCCCCAGGACCCATCCATGTTTGCAACTGTGCAACCTCCACACTCCCCCCAGGACCCATCCATGTTTGCAACTGTGCAACCTCCACACTCCCCCCAGGACCCATCCATGTTTGCAACTGTGCAACCTCCACACTCCCCCCAGGACCCATCCATGTTTGCAACTGTGCAACCTCCACACTCCCCCCAGGACCCATCCATGTTTGCAACTGTGCAACCTCCACACTCCCCCAGGACCCATCCATGTTTGCAACTGTGCAACCTCCACACTCCCCCAGGACCCATCCATGTTTGCAACTGTGCAACCTCCTCACTTCGTTGA
- the LOC123751556 gene encoding protein starmaker-like yields the protein MEDEGRRLRGGKTEDTRSKTEDTRSKTEDTRSKTEDTRDKTEDTRDKTEDTRDKTEDTRDKTEDTRDKTEDTRGKTEDTRDKTEDTRDKTEDTRDKTEDTRDKTEDTRDETEDTRDKTEDTRDKTEDTRDKTDDTRDKTDDTRDKTDDTRDKTDDTRDKTDDTRDKTDDTRDKTDDTRDKTDDTRDKTEDTRDKTEDTRDKTEDTRDKTEDTRDKTDDTRDKTDDTRDKTDDTRDKTDDTRDKTDDTRDKTEDTRDKTEDTRGKTEDTRGKTEDTRGKTEDTRGKTEDTRGKTEDTRGKTEDTRGKTEDTRHKTEDTRHKTEDTRHKTEDTRSKTEDTRSKTEDTRSKTEDTRSKTEDTRSKTEDTRSKTEDTRSKTEDTRHKTEDTRHKTEDTRHKTEDTRHKTEDTQDKTVDTQDKTEDTRGKTEDTRGKTEDTRGKTEDTRGKTEDTRGKTEDTRGKTEDTRGKTEDTRHKTEDTRHKTEDTRHKTEDTRSKTEDTRSKTEDTRSKTEDTRSKTEDTRSKTEDTRSKTEDTRSKTEDTRHKTEDTRHKTEDTRHKTEDTRHKTEDTQDKTVDTQDKTEDTQDKTVDTQDKTEDTRDKTEDTRDKTEDTRDKTEDTRDKTEDTRHKTVDTQDKTEDTRHKTVDTQDKTEDTRSKTEDKRQERILKLTNVEKCNRKRTKINYNIRDRGEKKERDKEGGKAVSGKDIGETQR from the coding sequence ATGGAAGATGAAGGACGCCGACTCAGGGGAGGCAAGACTGAGGACACACGGAGCAAGACTGAGGACACACGAAGCAAGACTGAGGACACACGGAGCAAGACTGAGGACACACGAGACAAGACTGAGGACACACGAGACAAGACTGAGGACACACGAGACAAGACTGAGGACACACGAGACAAGACTGAGGACACACGAGACAAGACTGAGGACACACGAGGCAAGACTGAGGACACACGAGACAAGACTGAGGACACACGAGACAAGACTGAGGACACACGAGACAAGACTGAGGACACACGAGACAAGACTGAGGACACACGAGACGAGACTGAGGACACACGAGACAAGACTGAGGACACACGAGACAAGACTGAGGACACACGAGACAAGACTGACGACACACGAGACAAGACTGACGACACACGAGACAAGACTGACGACACACGAGACAAGACTGACGACACACGAGACAAGACTGACGACACACGAGACAAGACTGACGACACACGAGACAAGACTGACGACACACGAGACAAGACTGACGACACACGAGACAAGACTGAGGACACACGAGACAAGACTGAGGACACACGAGACAAGACTGAGGACACACGAGACAAGACTGAGGACACACGAGACAAGACTGACGACACACGAGACAAGACTGACGACACACGAGACAAGACTGACGACACACGAGACAAGACTGACGACACACGAGACAAGACTGACGACACACGAGACAAGACTGAGGACACACGAGACAAGACTGAGGACACACGAGGCAAGACTGAGGACACACGAGGCAAGACTGAGGACACACGAGGCAAGACTGAGGACACACGAGGCAAGACTGAGGACACACGAGGCAAGACTGAGGACACACGAGGCAAGACTGAGGACACACGAGGCAAGACTGAGGACACACGACACAAGACTGAGGACACACGACACAAGACTGAGGACACACGACACAAGACTGAGGACACACGAAGCAAGACTGAGGACACACGAAGCAAGACTGAGGACACACGAAGCAAGACTGAGGACACACGAAGCAAGACTGAGGACACACGAAGCAAGACTGAGGACACACGAAGCAAGACTGAGGACACACGAAGCAAGACTGAGGACACACGACACAAGACTGAGGACACACGACACAAGACTGAGGACACACGACACAAGACTGAGGACACACGACACAAGACTGAGGACACACAAGACAAGACTGTGGACACACAAGACAAGACTGAGGACACACGAGGCAAGACTGAGGACACACGAGGCAAGACTGAGGACACACGAGGCAAGACTGAGGACACACGAGGCAAGACTGAGGACACACGAGGCAAGACTGAGGACACACGAGGCAAGACTGAGGACACACGAGGCAAGACTGAGGACACACGACACAAGACTGAGGACACACGACACAAGACTGAGGACACACGACACAAGACTGAGGACACACGAAGCAAGACTGAGGACACACGAAGCAAGACTGAGGACACACGAAGCAAGACTGAGGACACACGAAGCAAGACTGAGGACACACGAAGCAAGACTGAGGACACACGAAGCAAGACTGAGGACACACGAAGCAAGACTGAGGACACACGACACAAGACTGAGGACACACGACACAAGACTGAGGACACACGACACAAGACTGAGGACACACGACACAAGACTGAGGACACACAAGACAAGACTGTGGACACACAAGACAAGACTGAGGACACACAAGACAAGACTGTGGACACACAAGACAAGACTGAGGACACACGAGACAAGACTGAGGACACACGAGACAAGACTGAGGACACACGAGACAAGACTGAGGACACACGAGACAAGACTGAGGACACACGACACAAGACTGTGGACACACAAGACAAGACTGAGGACACACGACACAAGACTGTGGACACACAAGACAAGACTGAGGACACACGAAGCAAGACTGAGGACAAAAGGCAAGAACGTATCCTGAAGCTAACAAATGTAGAGAAATGTAACAGAAAGAGAACTAAGATAAACTACAACATAAGGGACAGAggggagaagaaagagagagataaagaaggGGGAAAAGCAGTGAGTGGAAAAGACATAGGAGAAACACAGAGATAA